One region of Azoarcus sp. CIB genomic DNA includes:
- the purE gene encoding 5-(carboxyamino)imidazole ribonucleotide mutase: protein MSPANENPLVGIIMGSNSDWPTMQAAAKILKEFGVPYEARVVSAHRTPDLMFAYADTARSRGLKAIIAGAGGAAHLPGMVAAKTTLPVLGVPVQSKALSGQDSLLSIVQMPKGIPVATFAIGEAGAANAGLFAVALLANEDAALAKKLEEFRTRQTQTVLDMTLDEQ from the coding sequence ATGAGCCCAGCAAACGAAAACCCCCTGGTCGGGATCATCATGGGATCGAACTCCGACTGGCCCACCATGCAGGCCGCGGCGAAGATCCTCAAGGAATTCGGCGTCCCCTACGAGGCGCGCGTCGTCTCGGCCCACCGCACCCCGGACCTGATGTTCGCGTATGCGGACACCGCCCGCAGCCGCGGGCTGAAGGCCATCATCGCCGGCGCCGGCGGTGCCGCCCACCTGCCGGGCATGGTCGCCGCGAAGACCACCTTGCCGGTGCTGGGCGTGCCGGTGCAGTCCAAGGCGCTGTCCGGTCAGGATTCGCTGCTGTCCATCGTGCAGATGCCCAAGGGCATCCCGGTGGCGACCTTCGCGATCGGCGAGGCCGGCGCGGCGAACGCGGGCCTCTTCGCCGTCGCGCTGCTCGCCAACGAGGACGCCGCGCTGGCCAAGAAGCTAGAGGAATTCCGCACCCGCCAGACTCAAACGGTGCTCGACATGACGCTGGATGAACAATGA
- a CDS encoding L-threonylcarbamoyladenylate synthase, with the protein MKGTDPALQPDADDIRRAAELLRAGELVGMPTETVYGLAADALNVDAVGKIFSAKGRPADHPLIVHLPDAAHLTRWARAIPKEAIALANAFWPGPMTLILKREEGVPDAVTGGQDTVGLRVPDHPVALALLRAFDSGIAAPSANRFGRISPTTAAHVREELGDKVALVLDGGPCQVGIESTILDLSRDTPVILRPGAISADDIARVIGRRPATRTAHAEEGAAAADSDQPRVSGSLAAHYAPRTPLQLIPAARLVEEAATLAGEGSRVAVLARTCPDPRDARLIWRNAPADPAGFAHDLYASLRELDACGADFIVVEALPETPDWQAITDRLGRAAVGSGDGEAVPDEHDET; encoded by the coding sequence ATGAAGGGCACTGATCCCGCGCTGCAGCCGGACGCCGACGACATCCGGCGCGCCGCAGAACTGCTGCGCGCCGGCGAACTCGTCGGCATGCCGACCGAGACGGTGTACGGTCTGGCCGCCGACGCGCTGAACGTCGACGCCGTCGGCAAAATTTTCAGTGCCAAGGGCCGGCCGGCCGATCACCCGCTGATCGTCCACCTGCCCGATGCCGCGCACCTCACGCGCTGGGCACGTGCCATCCCGAAGGAAGCGATCGCCCTTGCCAACGCCTTCTGGCCCGGCCCGATGACGCTGATCCTCAAGCGCGAGGAGGGCGTCCCCGATGCGGTCACCGGCGGACAGGACACGGTCGGCCTGCGCGTGCCGGATCACCCCGTCGCGCTCGCCCTGCTGCGTGCATTCGACTCCGGCATCGCAGCCCCGTCCGCCAACCGTTTCGGCCGCATCAGCCCGACCACCGCCGCCCACGTGCGCGAGGAGCTGGGCGACAAGGTCGCGCTGGTGCTCGACGGTGGCCCCTGCCAGGTCGGCATCGAATCGACCATCCTCGACCTCTCGCGCGACACGCCCGTGATCCTGCGCCCCGGCGCGATCTCCGCCGACGACATCGCCCGCGTCATCGGTCGCAGGCCGGCAACACGCACCGCGCACGCGGAGGAGGGCGCCGCTGCGGCGGATTCCGACCAGCCGCGCGTCTCCGGCTCGCTCGCTGCGCACTATGCGCCGCGCACCCCGCTGCAACTCATTCCTGCCGCCCGTCTGGTCGAGGAAGCCGCCACGCTTGCCGGTGAAGGCAGCCGCGTTGCCGTACTGGCGCGAACCTGCCCGGACCCCCGGGACGCCCGCCTGATCTGGCGCAACGCCCCGGCAGATCCCGCCGGCTTCGCGCACGACCTCTACGCTAGCCTGCGCGAGCTGGACGCCTGCGGCGCGGATTTCATCGTCGTCGAAGCGTTGCCCGAAACCCCCGACTGGCAAGCCATCACCGACCGCCTCGGCCGCGCGGCGGTGGGATCCGGCGACGGCGAGGCAGTGCCCGACGAGCACGACGAAACCTGA
- a CDS encoding 5-(carboxyamino)imidazole ribonucleotide synthase, producing MILPPATLGMLGGGQLGRFFVSAAHEMGYKVWVLDPDANSPAGLIADRHIASAYDDYSALDELANGCAAVTTEFENVPATTLDYLAKFIPVHPSASAVAVCQNRVAEKTFLADNGLPHGPFAVIRCEENLRSADEALFPAVLKVARFGYDGKGQARVANRDEALHAFHQFGGESCVLEKMLKLDSEMSVVLARDEDGVVRCFPAGENRHRHGILDVTIMPARIEPVLAERAREVAQAIAEHLDYVGTLGVEFFVCGGQLFVNEMAPRPHNSGHHTIDACVNSQYEQQVKALCGLPLGESRAHSAAVMVNLLGELWYDEAGDYREPDWSVLLAVPNLRVHLYAKHHARPGRKMGHFTVIGTDAEQVLAAAMQAREAIGIRDEGH from the coding sequence ATGATCCTGCCTCCCGCAACCCTGGGAATGCTCGGTGGCGGCCAACTCGGCCGCTTCTTCGTTTCTGCCGCCCATGAAATGGGCTACAAGGTCTGGGTGCTCGACCCCGATGCGAACAGCCCGGCCGGACTGATCGCCGACCGCCACATCGCCTCGGCCTACGACGATTACTCCGCACTCGACGAACTGGCGAACGGCTGTGCGGCCGTCACGACGGAGTTCGAGAACGTTCCGGCGACGACGCTCGACTACCTCGCCAAGTTCATTCCCGTGCATCCGTCGGCGAGTGCCGTCGCCGTGTGCCAGAACCGCGTCGCCGAAAAGACCTTCCTCGCCGACAACGGCCTGCCGCACGGTCCCTTCGCGGTGATCCGCTGCGAGGAGAACCTGCGCAGCGCGGACGAGGCGCTCTTCCCGGCGGTGCTCAAGGTCGCCCGCTTCGGCTACGACGGCAAGGGCCAGGCGCGCGTCGCCAACCGCGACGAGGCGCTGCACGCCTTCCACCAGTTCGGCGGCGAATCCTGCGTGCTCGAGAAGATGCTCAAGCTCGACAGCGAAATGTCGGTCGTTCTCGCGCGCGACGAGGACGGCGTGGTGCGCTGCTTCCCGGCCGGCGAGAACAGGCACCGCCACGGTATCCTCGACGTCACGATCATGCCGGCGCGCATCGAGCCGGTGCTGGCCGAGCGCGCACGCGAAGTGGCGCAGGCCATTGCCGAGCATCTCGACTACGTCGGCACGCTGGGCGTCGAGTTCTTCGTCTGCGGCGGACAGCTCTTCGTCAATGAGATGGCCCCGCGTCCGCACAACAGCGGCCACCACACCATCGACGCCTGCGTTAACAGCCAGTACGAGCAGCAGGTCAAGGCGCTGTGCGGCCTCCCCCTCGGCGAGTCGCGTGCCCACAGCGCCGCGGTGATGGTGAACCTGCTCGGCGAACTGTGGTACGACGAGGCCGGCGACTACCGCGAACCGGACTGGTCGGTCCTGCTGGCGGTACCCAACCTGCGCGTGCACCTGTATGCCAAGCACCACGCCCGGCCCGGCCGCAAGATGGGCCACTTCACCGTGATCGGCACGGACGCGGAACAGGTTCTCGCCGCCGCGATGCAGGCTCGTGAGGCGATCGGCATCCGCGATGAAGGGCACTGA
- a CDS encoding DNA-binding protein, with translation MEIAVASKPVVRNIESAIAQAPKDAVASHGRSVDAEDHEIFHAALSRPARSTFREVLASIPDVGTDEDFDLRPG, from the coding sequence ATGGAGATTGCCGTGGCGTCCAAGCCAGTTGTTCGCAATATCGAATCCGCAATAGCACAGGCCCCGAAGGATGCGGTGGCCTCGCACGGCCGGAGTGTCGACGCCGAAGATCACGAAATCTTTCATGCTGCATTGTCCCGGCCTGCCCGCAGTACATTCAGGGAAGTTCTGGCCAGCATCCCTGATGTTGGTACCGATGAAGATTTCGACCTCAGGCCGGGCTGA
- a CDS encoding thiamine pyrophosphate-dependent enzyme: MPVTQTVPAAARMFLSGNDAVARAVWEAGTRVAAAYPGTPSTEILEILSRYSGLHTEWSINEKVSMEVALGASMVGARAFCAMKHVGLNVASDALMTMTVTGTEGGLVIAVADDVGMSSSQNEQDSRYWGRFAHVPVLEPSDSQEAYAMTLAAFDLSERLKSPVILRLTTRICHVKGVVHTGERIEVEPKGFVKDPRHWVMVPGNAKPRLPTMFEREAAARAQAEVTPLNFQVDGSDRRIGFVTSGPTFMHVREAFPDAPVFKLGLSCPPPLESLRRFAATVDTVLVVEETEPLLETEMKAAGIACHGKDVLPRIGELAPDVLEPAVRRLRGEVVPEPEHVPAQQVFPRPPTMCVACPHLGVYYTLSQMRNVIISGDIGCYTLGAGHPWNALDTCISMGASMGTALGMDKGRGKADENKKIVAVIGDSTFMHMGMQGLLDITWNRGNVTVLLLDNRAVGMTGGQDNPGTGRDIHGEETTRVDFAKLCEALGVKKERIHVLDPYELPVLFKALREETKIEEPSVIITNRPCVLIDHYQPAKSYTVEEDRCTGCGNCVEVGCPAIHVTRRDKVVKASGKEVDLSFVRIETSACTGCGLCVQPCAPEAIVHADPVQSVQSVQFVRK, from the coding sequence ATGCCTGTCACTCAGACCGTTCCCGCGGCTGCCCGCATGTTCCTCTCCGGCAACGACGCGGTCGCGCGTGCCGTCTGGGAAGCGGGCACCCGCGTCGCCGCTGCCTATCCGGGCACCCCGTCGACCGAGATCCTCGAAATCCTGTCGCGCTATTCCGGCCTGCACACCGAATGGTCGATTAACGAGAAGGTCTCGATGGAAGTGGCCCTCGGCGCCTCGATGGTCGGTGCGCGCGCGTTCTGCGCGATGAAGCACGTGGGCCTCAACGTCGCCTCCGATGCGCTGATGACGATGACGGTCACCGGCACCGAAGGCGGACTCGTGATCGCAGTCGCCGACGACGTCGGCATGTCCTCGTCGCAGAACGAGCAGGATTCGCGTTACTGGGGGCGCTTCGCGCACGTGCCGGTGCTCGAACCGTCCGACTCGCAGGAGGCCTACGCGATGACGCTCGCCGCCTTCGACCTGTCCGAGCGCCTGAAGAGCCCGGTGATCCTGCGCCTGACGACGCGCATCTGCCATGTGAAGGGCGTGGTGCACACCGGCGAGCGCATCGAGGTCGAGCCCAAGGGCTTCGTCAAGGATCCGCGCCACTGGGTCATGGTGCCCGGCAACGCCAAGCCACGCCTGCCCACCATGTTCGAACGCGAGGCCGCAGCGCGCGCGCAGGCGGAAGTCACCCCGCTCAACTTCCAGGTCGACGGAAGCGACCGCCGCATCGGCTTCGTCACCTCCGGGCCCACCTTCATGCACGTGCGCGAGGCCTTCCCCGACGCCCCGGTGTTCAAGCTCGGCCTCTCCTGTCCGCCGCCGCTCGAAAGCCTGCGGCGCTTCGCCGCCACGGTCGATACTGTACTGGTCGTCGAGGAAACCGAGCCCCTGCTCGAAACCGAGATGAAGGCCGCCGGCATCGCCTGCCACGGCAAGGACGTGCTGCCGCGCATCGGCGAACTCGCGCCCGACGTGCTGGAGCCCGCAGTCAGGCGCCTGCGCGGCGAGGTCGTGCCCGAGCCGGAGCATGTCCCGGCGCAGCAGGTCTTTCCGCGCCCGCCGACGATGTGCGTCGCCTGCCCGCACCTGGGCGTGTATTACACGCTGTCGCAGATGCGCAACGTCATCATCTCCGGCGACATCGGCTGCTACACGCTGGGCGCCGGCCACCCGTGGAACGCGCTCGACACCTGCATCTCGATGGGGGCGTCGATGGGCACCGCGCTGGGCATGGATAAGGGGCGCGGCAAGGCGGACGAGAACAAGAAGATCGTCGCCGTGATCGGCGACTCCACCTTCATGCACATGGGCATGCAGGGCCTGCTCGACATCACCTGGAACCGCGGCAACGTCACCGTGCTGCTGCTCGACAATCGCGCCGTCGGCATGACCGGCGGCCAGGACAACCCCGGCACCGGGCGCGACATCCACGGCGAGGAAACCACGCGCGTCGATTTCGCCAAGCTGTGCGAGGCGCTGGGCGTGAAGAAGGAGCGCATCCACGTCCTCGACCCCTACGAACTGCCCGTGCTGTTTAAGGCGTTGCGCGAAGAAACGAAGATCGAGGAGCCCTCGGTCATCATCACCAACCGCCCCTGCGTGCTGATCGACCACTACCAGCCGGCCAAGTCCTACACTGTCGAGGAGGACCGCTGCACCGGCTGCGGCAACTGCGTCGAAGTCGGCTGCCCGGCGATCCACGTTACGCGCCGCGACAAGGTGGTCAAGGCGTCGGGCAAGGAGGTCGATCTCTCCTTCGTGCGCATCGAGACGTCCGCGTGCACTGGCTGCGGCCTGTGCGTGCAGCCCTGCGCGCCCGAGGCCATCGTGCACGCCGATCCCGTGCAATCGGTCCAGTCAGTCCAGTTCGTCAGGAAGTGA
- a CDS encoding methyl-accepting chemotaxis protein, whose protein sequence is MGFRLRLIVIVAFVLFAAVMGQAVVSFRGAMEGERKGSVQHTVESVHGTLEYFHKREAAGEMSREDAQAAAKATIKGLRHGEGEYFFITDMHPRTLMHPIKPELDGRDMTETADPKGKRLFVEFVKVVRQDGAGFVDYLWPKPGESEPQPKISYVKAFAPWGWILGTGVYVNDMDRVFWRQTMQTLIFAGIAVLLLILVSWRIGRGILRQLGGEPSDLQRVAVRIAERDLTSHVKVKEGDSRSITYAMDQMQSRLAEVIRRVRDNAHDVTDAVRQAADAGQAIHDSALHQTEVAGSTAAAIEQMAVSIAHVSENTDEARGNSQRTAEVAQRGEDLARDASEGIAQISETVSGAAKQIQVLRDRSGEIGEIANVIREISDQTNLLALNAAIEAARAGEQGRGFAVVADEVRKLAERTGAATAQISQVIQSVKAETESAVASIEQIVPKVDSGARRSQQAADALREIREGARDTLGRLEDVVSSMKELTAASNSVATNMQEVAQMAERSSSEIRSSTESTEKLRHSAEALESLTAGFRVD, encoded by the coding sequence GTGGGATTCCGCTTGCGCCTCATCGTCATCGTGGCGTTCGTTCTGTTCGCGGCGGTGATGGGCCAGGCCGTAGTCTCGTTCCGGGGGGCGATGGAGGGCGAGCGCAAGGGAAGCGTCCAGCACACGGTCGAGTCCGTGCACGGGACGCTCGAGTACTTTCACAAGCGCGAAGCCGCGGGTGAAATGAGCCGCGAGGACGCGCAGGCCGCAGCGAAGGCCACGATCAAGGGGCTGCGCCACGGCGAGGGCGAATACTTCTTCATCACCGACATGCACCCGCGCACCCTGATGCATCCGATCAAGCCGGAGCTCGACGGGCGGGACATGACCGAAACCGCCGACCCCAAGGGCAAGCGCCTGTTCGTCGAGTTTGTCAAAGTCGTGCGCCAGGACGGCGCGGGTTTCGTCGACTATCTCTGGCCCAAGCCGGGCGAGAGCGAGCCGCAGCCGAAGATTTCCTACGTCAAGGCGTTCGCCCCCTGGGGCTGGATCCTCGGGACCGGCGTCTACGTGAACGACATGGACCGGGTCTTCTGGCGTCAGACGATGCAGACCCTGATTTTCGCCGGCATTGCCGTACTACTGCTGATCCTGGTGTCGTGGCGCATCGGTCGCGGCATCCTGCGTCAGCTCGGTGGCGAGCCGTCGGACCTGCAGCGCGTCGCCGTGCGGATCGCAGAGCGGGACCTGACTTCGCACGTCAAGGTGAAGGAGGGCGATTCGCGCAGCATCACCTACGCGATGGACCAGATGCAGTCGCGGCTGGCCGAGGTCATCCGGCGTGTGCGCGACAATGCTCACGACGTCACCGACGCCGTGCGTCAGGCCGCCGATGCCGGGCAGGCGATCCACGACTCGGCGCTGCACCAGACCGAAGTCGCCGGCAGCACCGCCGCCGCTATCGAGCAGATGGCCGTGAGCATCGCCCATGTGTCCGAGAACACCGACGAGGCGCGCGGCAATTCGCAGCGCACCGCGGAGGTCGCGCAACGCGGCGAGGACCTCGCCCGTGACGCCTCGGAGGGCATTGCCCAGATCTCGGAGACGGTCAGCGGCGCGGCCAAGCAGATCCAGGTGCTGCGTGACCGCTCGGGCGAGATCGGCGAGATCGCCAACGTGATCCGCGAAATCTCCGACCAGACCAACCTGCTCGCGCTCAATGCCGCGATCGAGGCCGCCCGCGCGGGCGAGCAGGGCCGCGGCTTCGCCGTCGTCGCCGATGAAGTGCGCAAGCTGGCGGAGCGCACCGGGGCAGCCACGGCGCAGATCTCGCAGGTGATCCAGTCCGTGAAGGCCGAGACCGAAAGCGCGGTGGCGAGCATCGAGCAGATCGTGCCCAAGGTCGACTCCGGCGCACGCCGCTCCCAGCAGGCGGCCGATGCGCTGCGCGAAATCCGCGAGGGCGCGCGCGACACGCTGGGTCGCCTCGAAGACGTCGTCTCGTCGATGAAGGAACTCACCGCAGCCAGCAACAGCGTCGCCACCAACATGCAGGAAGTCGCGCAGATGGCCGAGCGCAGCAGCAGCGAAATCCGCAGCAGCACCGAATCGACCGAGAAGCTCAGGCACAGCGCCGAGGCGCTCGAATCCCTCACCGCAGGCTTTCGCGTGGACTGA
- the folD gene encoding bifunctional methylenetetrahydrofolate dehydrogenase/methenyltetrahydrofolate cyclohydrolase FolD: MTARTIDGNALSARVRGEIADRAATLSAQGVQPCLAVILVGDNPASAVYVRNKVSGCEKAGIRSLRYDFPADVDAAEVMAKIAALNADPAVHGILVQLPLPKQFNEAEVLEAISVEKDVDGFHAENVGRLSQGQEAFLPCTPHGVMKMLEAENVPVQGAEAVIIGRSNIVGKPMAMLLTNAGATVTVTHSKTRDLAFHTRRADILVAAIGKPRFVTGDMIKPGAVVIDVGINRLTEGPDAGKLCGDVDFASAKDVASAITPVPGGVGPMTITMLLANTVESAERALRRKA, encoded by the coding sequence ATGACGGCTCGCACCATCGACGGCAACGCCCTCTCGGCGCGCGTGCGCGGCGAAATCGCCGACCGCGCGGCAACGCTCAGTGCGCAAGGGGTGCAACCCTGCCTCGCAGTGATCCTTGTCGGCGATAACCCGGCTTCCGCCGTGTATGTCCGCAACAAGGTGTCCGGCTGCGAAAAGGCCGGCATCCGTTCGCTGCGCTACGATTTTCCGGCCGATGTCGATGCCGCCGAAGTCATGGCGAAGATCGCGGCGCTCAACGCCGACCCCGCCGTGCACGGCATCCTCGTGCAACTGCCGCTGCCCAAGCAGTTCAACGAGGCGGAAGTGCTCGAGGCGATCAGCGTCGAGAAGGACGTCGACGGCTTCCATGCCGAGAACGTCGGTCGCCTGTCGCAAGGCCAGGAAGCCTTCCTGCCGTGCACGCCGCATGGCGTCATGAAGATGCTCGAGGCCGAGAACGTTCCGGTGCAGGGCGCCGAGGCCGTCATCATCGGCCGCTCGAACATCGTCGGCAAACCGATGGCGATGCTGCTGACCAATGCCGGCGCGACCGTCACCGTGACGCACTCCAAGACGCGCGACCTCGCCTTCCACACCCGCCGCGCCGACATCCTTGTCGCCGCGATCGGCAAGCCGCGCTTCGTCACCGGCGACATGATCAAACCCGGCGCGGTCGTCATCGACGTCGGCATCAACCGCCTGACCGAAGGGCCGGATGCCGGCAAGCTGTGCGGCGACGTCGATTTCGCATCGGCGAAGGACGTCGCGTCGGCGATCACGCCGGTGCCCGGCGGTGTCGGGCCGATGACCATCACCATGCTGCTCGCGAACACCGTAGAGTCGGCCGAACGCGCGCTGCGCAGGAAAGCTTGA
- a CDS encoding indolepyruvate oxidoreductase subunit beta, with translation MSKITNILVCGVGGQGVMTATEILAEAAISLGFDVKKTEVAGMSQRGGVVTSHLRFGDVVLSPQIAPGEADLLIGFESAEALRWSHMLRPDGVALVNSGRIVPPVVNLGLFDYPEDPVAQMRALGLTVHAFDASSLAIQLGNIRLGNTVMLGACADRLPFPAEVLRDAVLARFGTRKPQLVEANRGAFEAGRRAVGGEALAA, from the coding sequence ATGTCCAAGATCACCAACATCCTCGTGTGCGGCGTCGGCGGCCAGGGCGTCATGACGGCGACCGAAATCCTCGCCGAAGCGGCCATCTCGCTCGGCTTCGACGTGAAGAAGACCGAAGTCGCCGGCATGAGCCAGCGCGGTGGGGTCGTCACCTCGCATCTGCGTTTCGGCGACGTCGTCCTGTCGCCGCAGATCGCCCCCGGCGAGGCGGATCTCCTGATCGGCTTCGAATCGGCCGAAGCGCTGCGCTGGAGCCACATGCTGCGACCGGACGGCGTCGCGCTGGTGAACTCCGGGCGCATCGTGCCGCCGGTCGTCAATCTCGGGCTGTTCGACTACCCCGAAGATCCGGTCGCGCAGATGCGCGCGCTGGGCCTGACCGTGCATGCGTTCGACGCCAGCTCGCTCGCGATCCAGCTGGGCAACATCCGCCTCGGCAACACCGTGATGCTCGGCGCCTGTGCCGACAGGCTGCCTTTCCCGGCAGAAGTCCTGCGCGACGCCGTGCTGGCCCGTTTCGGCACACGCAAGCCGCAGCTCGTGGAGGCGAACCGCGGGGCCTTCGAGGCGGGACGCAGGGCGGTCGGCGGCGAGGCGCTGGCGGCGTAG
- a CDS encoding NUDIX domain-containing protein, with translation MTATLLSCGLLVINERGELLVGHSTGSRHWDLPKGLIDAGEGPMTCALREAQEEFGLVFDADRLTDLGRHAYYRGKDLHLFVVRTSSEETRADRCRCTSYFEHYVTGRRVPEVDGFAWADDAQLATLLAGSMRRLLLDKGLLAHARSVGAVGPAAGRAPAGDGIRAPAGDGIRDPDRTE, from the coding sequence ATGACAGCCACTCTGCTTTCCTGCGGTCTGCTGGTCATCAATGAGCGCGGCGAATTGCTGGTCGGACATTCGACCGGCAGCCGGCATTGGGATCTGCCCAAGGGGCTTATCGACGCGGGGGAAGGGCCGATGACTTGCGCGCTGCGGGAGGCGCAGGAGGAGTTCGGGCTCGTGTTCGATGCGGACCGGCTCACGGACCTGGGCCGGCATGCGTACTATCGCGGCAAGGATCTGCATCTCTTCGTGGTCCGCACTTCGTCGGAAGAGACGCGAGCCGATCGGTGCCGGTGTACCAGTTACTTCGAGCATTATGTAACCGGGCGGCGGGTACCCGAGGTGGATGGTTTCGCGTGGGCCGACGATGCGCAGTTGGCCACCCTGCTGGCCGGGAGCATGCGGCGCTTGCTTCTGGACAAGGGCTTGCTCGCCCATGCCAGATCGGTGGGTGCGGTCGGCCCGGCCGCCGGGCGGGCGCCTGCCGGGGACGGGATTCGGGCGCCTGCCGGGGACGGGATTCGGGATCCGGACCGGACGGAGTGA